The Drosophila gunungcola strain Sukarami chromosome 3L unlocalized genomic scaffold, Dgunungcola_SK_2 000003F, whole genome shotgun sequence genome contains a region encoding:
- the LOC128258728 gene encoding nascent polypeptide-associated complex subunit alpha, muscle-specific form isoform X14, with product MAASTQGEIRVGPGHQVNDVYAKLPDYNPISSFPIDKETDERELEESRWSPGVVADGDLLMFLRAARSMAAFQGMCDGGLEDGCLAASRDDTTINALDVLHDSGYDPGKALQALVKCPVSKGIDKKWTEDETKKFIKGLRQFGKNFFRIHKDLLPHKDTPELVEFYYLWKKTPGANNNRPHRRRRQSALRRNRVTRANNSSSNTPPKKEDTPEPQTATTATAAATAASETASRSSPAVSKEENSSLTEDDASECDSDSSLTHKRDESPSRMRTRNKQQNNNSSTTSSSSNNAAGNGGGNATSISSGSTSGGAAGGNSSSKDQSANAVANGKRPKRGSETPDVAGGASVDSPKTPTKAVAESSANKRKGGKQDTPNKKKRTEQEACEPSAQEESAVKEKRKRPDSPVESMNSDSRPDSVLDDGESNTTDTTTAEQQSTKDSKEAVSCKEERDMVSNDLDAKAEEKAIKAEALAEDSKDSAIKNMDEETNIQAPIGVETSSAEVANANAVANPVAPPITMKVPTIATVEALNASVERKEAIEKMESCDSDPEMLKKLATIKQEASPQQQQQQQQHMQQQSQLQLQQQLVPVGIQPPPVCAPAEAVYIKKEPMEDSMDATCNQNSNEPQDLKVKIEIKNEDALKHSVGGLPPSGPGGPPSALHPLSGAPVESGQPEPLHLQHMPHGPVPTQPPPGYLIDGQLKYGPPGQGVPPQPPQLHSDAVAGGNGAPPGAPTTPQKYPPEMEMKFAPQDLKYPPPPPLDALKYSQEMQAAAAAAAAAGKYDMKYMMEQQGKYPVELSAAHQPPGKPGYQDSLKIPDVKPAFGHLPHNVGSPLDVAHKYGPPPTSQESQQQQQSQPPAHQLPPGATPPPGIAMPKPHYQHDVQTPPLGRPFEPSGLMLKYGDPLTAKYGPPQDLKYPMPPVSSQAGPADVKPYGGENLIKSSPYGPPPESPIDASARSTPGQDSQGSNSNSQPPSMPPQPQQFQSPHPSPHMPSPAGGGLPPGMHPQNLIHGPPPGAVGGGGGGSGGGPQPPPPPTSLHQPAPTAPGPPSLQHGLHPGHPQHSQLSVASSLPPSSIGIPPTLSTMAPTHMHPHLHPHAHLQGLHRPHDLPPSMHPHAPMPLSLQGHPQHGHGLPPSHVPQQQQQQQQQPPGGPAGTVRTPSPAQQPPRSLHDPQSSREPPSSQPSTTMAGSGSGPGGPGGPPPQQSPHAHRTSPLPGLSGSGPPPPGLIGHPMAIHPHLAHLPPGHPAHAALAHPGHHLLSHSIAGLGPGGGPIALLAGPGGLGGIPESALSRRTPPSHLPHSHASSAPLTPHSVASMTSTSMSLTTSTVPSSAFSRASPSVQISSGGGGGGGGPSGPGSVGPGGLPNSSAAAAAAAAAAAHRAASPASSVSSLSRQSPLHPVPQSPLSHHPSSSALSAAAAAVAERDRHALMRQQSPHMTPPPVSNASLMASPLSKMYAPQPGQRGLGTSPPPHLRPGASPPVIRHPQMPLPLPLIAPGGGIPQIGVHPGQSPYPHPLLHPSVFYSPHHHPFNSPYGYAPYGPGFPAYMKPPPQPGQLDPAAVMAAHHAGLQGPPPQQMRQDEQNAAAAAAAAAAEKQHQAAAAAAAQQHKAPQQQQQGGMPPNKPPTPKTPQGPGGGMPPGMGGPGTPTGLPPGAYPGSHMPGYPQGPPHGSPFAPQDGQPHGLKPTSHMDALRAHAHSANSAGMGGGHHPTEPLPIDIEPDPEPEIPSPTHNIPRGPSPEAKPDDTECHRSQSAIFVRHIDRGDYNSCTRTDLIFKPVADSKLARKREERDRKLAEKERERRQQQQQQQQQQQQQQAAAAQQAAQQAKMKAELKPPYADTPALRQLSEYARPHVAFSPVEQMVPYHHPMGPMYRERELEEIKNAQAAAASQSRLDPHWMEYYRRSISSNNPYSGIHPSQFPLYANPAISQMERERLGIPPPHHVGLDPGEHMVRMPQPPEAGFQLPPNVGQYPRPNMLIPREPHSDVLLRMSYADQLQYLQAAEFQRQSLHDQYFRQRPR from the exons ATGGCGGCCTCCACTCAAGGAGAAATTCGAGTGGGTCCCGGCCACCAGGTAAACGATGTCTAT GCAAAACTGCCCGATTATAATCCAATCTCAAGCTTCCCCATCGACAAGGAAACCGATGAACGTGAACTAGAGGAATCAAGATGGAGTCCAGGCGTTGTGGCCGATGGCGACTTGTTAATGTTTCTGCGTGCGGCTCGCTCCATGGCTGCATTTCAAGGAATGTGTGATGGCGGACTAGAAGACGGTTGTTTGGCTGCCAGTCGCGACGACACCACAATAAACGCACTCGACGTG cttcaCGATTCTGGCTACGATCCAGGCAAAGCTCTACAAGCGCTCGTAAAGTGCCCCGTATCGAAGGGCATCGACAAGAAGTGGACCGAGGACGAAACAAAGAAGTTTATCAAGGGACTGCGTCAGTTCGGCAAGAACTTCTTTCGCATCCATAAGGACCTGCTGCCGCACAAGGACACGCCGGAGCTGGTCGAATTCTACTATCTGTGGAAAAAGACGCCCGGCGCGAACAACAACCGGCCGCACAGGCGGCGCCGCCAGAGCGCCCTGCGCCGCAACCGTGTCACACGGGcgaacaacagcagcagcaacacaccTCCCAAGAAGGAGGACACACCAGAACCACAAACTGCGACGACGGCGACGGCGGCGGCAACCGCGGCGTCCGAGACGGCGAGTCGCTCCTCGCCCGCTGTCTCCAAGGAGGAGAACAGCTCGCTCACCGAGGACGACGCCAGCGAGTGCGACAGTGATTCGAGTCTGACCCACAAAAGGGATGAATCACCCTCAAGGATGAGGACGCGAAACAAGCAAcagaacaacaacagcagcaccaccagcagcagcagcaacaacgcgGCCGGAAACGGTGGCGGCAACGCCACCTCCATAAGCAGCGGTTCAACGAGCGGCGGTGCCGCTGGCGGCAACAGCTCGTCCAAGGATCAGTCAGCCAACGCCGTGGCTAATGGCAAGCGGCCCAAGCGGGGCTCCGAAACACCGGACGTTGCCGGCGGAGCCTCGGTCGATAGTCCCAAGACGCCGACGAAGGCCGTTGCCGAGAGTTCGGCCAACAAGCGCAAGGGCGGCAAGCAGGATACGCCCAACAAGAAGAAGCGGACGGAGCAGGAGGCCTGCGAGCCGAGTGCCCAGGAGGAGAGTGCCGTCAAGGAGAAGCGCAAGCGGCCGGACAGTCCGGTGGAGAGCATGAACTCGGACAGCCGACCGGACTCGGTGCTCGACGATGGCGAGTCCAATACCACGGACACCACCACCGCCGAGCAGCAGTCCACCAAGGACAGCAAGGAGGCGGTCAGCTGCAAGGAGGAGCGCGACATGGTCTCCAATGACCTGGATGCCAAGGCCGAGGAGAAGGCCATCAAAGCAGAAGCTCTGGCAGAGGACAGCAAGGATAGCGCCATCAAGAACATGGACGAGGAGACGAACATCCAGGCGCCAATCGGCGTGGAGACGAGCTCGGCGGAGGTAGCCAATGCCAATGCGGTGGCCAATCCCGTGGCGCCGCCTATCACCATGAAGGTGCCCACAATTGCCACTGTGGAGGCACTGAATGCCTCCGTGGAGCGCAAGGAGGCCATCGAGAAGATGGAGTCGTGCGATAGCGATCCGGAGATGCTCAAGAAGCTGGCCACCATCAAGCAGGAGGCTTctccgcagcagcagcagcagcagcagcaacacatgCAGCAGCAATCgcagctgcagttgcagcagcaactggtTCCAGTTGGCATCCAACCGCCGCCCGTGTGTGCGCCCGCTGAGGCGGTGTACATCAAGAAGGAGCCCATGGAGGACTCGATGGACGCCACCTGCAATCAGAACAGCAACGAGCCGCAGGACCTGAAGGTCAAGATTGAGATCAAAAACGAGGACGCTCTCAAGCACAGTGTGGGAGGACTGCCGCCCTCTGGTCCCGGTGGACCACCTTCAGCCCTGCATCCGCTGTCCGGAGCTCCTGTAGAGAGTGGTCAGCCGGAACCGCTGCACCTGCAGCACATGCCCCATGGACCGGTGCCCACGCAACCGCCACCCGGCTACCTAATCGATGGCCAGCTGAAGTACGGACCGCCGGGACAAGGAGTGCCGCCACAGCCACCACAACTGCACAGCGATGCGGTGGCAGGAGGCAACGGAGCACCGCCTGGAGCGCCGACCACGCCGCAAAAGTATCCGCCCGAGATGGAGATGAAGTTCGCTCCCCAGGATCTCAAGtacccgccgccgccgcccctGGACGCACTCAAGTACAGCCAGGAGATGCAGGCTGCGGCGGCTGCAGCGGCTGCTGCCGGCAAATACGACATGAAGTACATGATGGAGCAGCAGGGCAAGTATCCCGTAGAGCTGTCCGCTGCCCATCAGCCGCCAGGAAAGCCGGGCTACCAGGATTCGCTAAAGATTCCCGATGTCAAGCCCGCTTTTGGCCACCTGCCGCACAACGTGGGCTCGCCTCTGGATGTGGCCCATAAGTACGGACCGCCGCCCACGTCGCAAGAgtcccagcagcagcagcagtcccAGCCGCCGGCGCACCAGTTGCCGCCGGGAGCCACGCCGCCGCCTGGCATCGCCATGCCCAAGCCGCACTACCAGCACGACGTGCAGACGCCACCGCTGGGGCGTCCGTTCGAGCCATCCGGCCTTATGCTCAAGTATGGCGATCCACTGACGGCCAAGTACGGCCCGCCTCAGGATCTGAAGTATCCGATGCCCCCGGTCTCCTCCCAGGCGGGACCCGCGGATGTGAAGCCCTATGGCGGGGAGAATCTGATCAAGTCCTCGCCATATGGACCGCCGCCGGAGAGCCCAATTGACGCCTCGGCGCGCTCGACGCCTGGTCAGGATAGCCAGGGCAGCAATAGCAATTCGCAGCCGCCGTCGATGCcgccgcagccgcagcagtTTCAGTCGCCGCATCCTTCGCCGCACATGCCTTCGCCAGCCGGAGGTGGCCTACCACCGGGAATGCATCCGCAAAATCTCATCCATGGCCCGCCACCAGGtgcagtgggtggtggtggtggcggtagTGGTGGTGGTCCCCAGCCGCCTCCGCCGCCCACGTCGCTGCACCAGCCCGCGCCCACGGCTCCAGGTCCGCCCAGTCTGCAGCACGGATTGCATCCTGGTCACCCGCAGCACTCGCAGCTGTCGGTGGCCTCGTCGCTGCCGCCGAGCTCGATTGGAATTCCACCCACGCTCTCGACAATGGCGCCAACGCACATGCACCCGCACCTTCACCCACATGCGCATCTGCAGGGTCTGCATCGGCCGCACGACTTGCCGCCCAGCATGCATCCGCATGCGCCCATGCCGCTATCACTGCAGGGACATCCGCAACACGGTCACGGATTGCCGCCCTCGCACGTcccccagcagcagcagcagcagcaacaacagccgcCAGGCGGACCAGCCGGCACGGTGCGAACTCCATCTCCTGCCCAGCAGCCGCCGAGATCCCTGCACGATCCGCAATCGTCTCGAGAGCCGCCCAGTTCGCAGCCCTCGACCACGATGGCGGGTTCGGGTAGTGGTCCCGGTGGACCCGGTGGACCGCCGCCGCAACAGTCGCCGCACGCTCATCGCACATCGCCGCTGCCCGGTCTGTCGGGCAGTGGACCGCCGCCGCCGGGACTCATCGGGCACCCGATGGCCATACACCCGCACCTGGCACACCTGCCGCCCGGCCATCCGGCCCACGCAGCGTTGGCCCATCCGGGACACCATCTGCTGTCGCACTCGATAGCGGGCCTGGGACCTGGCGGCGGACCCATCGCCTTGTTGGCCGGACCCGGCGGACTGGGAGGAATCCCAGAGTCCGCTCTAAGTCGCCGCACCCCGCCCTCACACCTGCCACACTCGCACGCCTCCTCGGCCCCGCTGACGCCGCACTCGGTGGCCAGCATGACGTCCACCAGTATGTCGCTGACCACCAGCACGGTGCCCTCGTCCGCCTTTAGCCGCGCCAGTCCCAGCGTGCAGATCTCGagcggtggtggcggcggcggcggtggtccTTCTGGACCCGGAAGCGTTGGGCCCGGAGGATTGCCCAACTCatcggcagcggcggcggcagctgctgcagcggcTGCCCATCGAGCGGCCTCGCCGGCGTCCAGCGTGAGCAGCCTGAGTCGCCAGAGCCCGCTGCATCCGGTGCCGCAGTCTCCGCTCAGCCATCATCCCTCGTCGTCGGCCTTGTCCGCCGCGGCAGCCGCTGTGGCGGAACGGGATCGGCATGCGCTGATGCGACAGCAATCGCCGCACATGACGCCGCCACCGGTGTCCAATGCCTCGTTGATGGCTAGTCCGCTGAGCAAAATGTATGCTCCTCAGCCGGGTCAGAGGGGTCTGGGGACCTCTCCGCCACCGCATTTGCGTCCGGGAGCCTCGCCGCCGGTCATCCGGCATCCGCAGATGCCCCTGCCGCTGCCACTGATTGCGCCTGGCGGAGGAATACCACAGATCGGAGTGCATCCGGGACAGTCACCCTACCCGCATCCGCTGCTGCATCCCTCGGTCTTCTACTCGCCGCACCATCACCCGTTCAACTCGCCCTACGGCTATGCGCCCTATGGTCCTGGATTCCCGGCCTACATGAAGCCACCGCCGCAGCCAGGTCAGCTGGATCCGGCCGCCGTGATGGCCGCCCACCACGCTGGTCTGCAGGGACCGCCGCCCCAGCAGATGCGCCAGGATGAGCAGAATGCAGCGGCCgctgcggcagcagcagctgccgaGAAGCAGCATCaagccgccgcagcagcagcagctcagcAGCACAAGGCgccgcagcaacaacagcagggTGGAATGCCACCCAATAAGCCGCCGACGCCAAAGACGCCGCAGGGTCCTGGTGGTGGAATGCCACCGGGGATGGGCGGACCGGGAACACCGACGGGCCTGCCGCCAGGTGCCTATCCGGGTAGTCACATGCCGGGATATCCGCAGGGACCGCCTCACGGATCACCCTTTGCGCCGCAAGATGGTCAGCCGCACGGCCTGAAGCCCACTTCGCACATGGATGCCCTGCGAGCGCATGCACACTCGGCCAACTCGGCGGGCATGGGCGGAGGACATCATCCAACGGAGCCAT TGCCCATCGATATTGAGCCGGATCCGGAGCCAGAAATCCCTAGTCCCACGCACAACATACCACGTGGTCCCAGTCCCGAGGCCAAACCGGACGACACCGAGTGCCATCGCTCTCAGTCTGCCAT aTTTGTGCGCCACATCGATCGCGGGGATTACAATTCGTGCACAAGAACGGATTTGATCTTCAAGCCGGTGGCCGACTCGAAGTTGGCACGCAAGCGTGAGGAGCGCGACCGTAAGCTGGCCGAGAAGGAGCGTGAGCGGCGTCAG cagcagcaacaacagcagcagcaacagcaacaacagcaggcgGCAGCCGCTCAGCAGGCGGCGCAGCAGGCCAAGATGAAGGCGGAGCTGAAGCCACCGTATGCGGACACGCCTGCCCTGCGTCAACTATCCGAGTACGCTCGTCCCCACGTCGCCTTCAG TCCTGTTGAGCAGATGGTGCCATATCATCATCCAATGGGCCCCATGTACAGAGAGAG GGAACTGGAGGAGATCAAGAACGCACAAGCTGCTGCGGCGAGCCAATCCAGGCTAGATCCGCACTGGATGGAGTACTATCGACG ATCCATTTCCTCCAACAATCCCTACAGCGGCATTCACCCCTCGCAGTTTCCCCTGTACGCGAATCCGGCGATATCGCAGATGGAGAGGGAGCGTCTGGGAATTCCACCGCCGCACCATGTGGGGTTGGACCCGGGCGAGCACATGGTGCGTATG CCGCAACCACCGGAGGCCGGTTTCCAACTGCCAC CGAATGTTGGCCAGTATCCGCGGCCAAATATGCTTATACCTAGGGAGCCGCATTCGGATGTCCTGCTGCGCATGTCCTATGCCGACCAACTACAG TATTTACAGGCCGCCGAGTTCCAGCGACAGTCCCTGCATGATCAGTACTTTAG ACAACGGCCCAGATAA